From a single Herbiconiux sp. SALV-R1 genomic region:
- the crcB gene encoding fluoride efflux transporter CrcB, whose amino-acid sequence MTPLLMLALSAAGGLGAVVRFVLDGVIKRVVPSSFPVGVMVINVSGSFLLGLLTGLVLAGTVSHEWLLVLGTGFLGGYTTFSTASFETIRLLQTRRYTAALANGLGMLLLAVTLAYLGLYVGTLTH is encoded by the coding sequence GTGACTCCGCTGCTCATGCTCGCCCTGTCGGCGGCCGGTGGTCTCGGCGCGGTCGTGCGCTTCGTGCTCGACGGGGTCATCAAGCGCGTCGTGCCGTCGAGTTTCCCGGTGGGCGTGATGGTCATCAACGTGAGCGGGTCGTTCCTGTTGGGCCTGCTCACGGGGCTCGTCCTCGCCGGCACGGTGTCGCACGAGTGGCTGCTCGTGCTCGGCACGGGCTTCCTCGGCGGCTACACGACCTTCAGCACCGCGAGCTTCGAGACGATCCGCCTGCTCCAGACCCGCCGCTACACCGCCGCCCTCGCCAACGGCCTCGGCATGCTCCTGCTCGCCGTCACGCTCGCGTACCTCGGCCTTTACGTGGGCACCCTGACTCACTGA
- a CDS encoding DUF5107 domain-containing protein gives MTIESTSPSPRSVEGAGRIELPSAPEELQSALAEGRPVAWSEPLSILTYPAAEPSVYPMYLDHRVYQGSSGKVYPLPFTEAVSDTAEPREWQAVHLENRFLRLVVLPELGGRIHIGYDKTTDYDFFYRNNVIKPALVGLAGPWVSGGVEFNWPQHHRPATVLPVEHSIEYGPDGSVTVWCADHDPFARMAGQHGVRLRPDSSVVEVVVRLHNRTSERQSFLWWANVAARVHDDYQSFFPEDVRYVADHARRAITAFPRADRPYYGVDYPALADEQPGADRIDFYRNIPVPTSYMVVDSRQDFFGGYDHAENAGFVHWAERRLSPGKKQWTWGDADFGRAWDAQLTDADGPYVELMAGVYTDNQPDFSWLLPGETKVFSQFWFPIPGIGAAHQATPDAAVHVRRGARCEARVATTAPRRAAVLRVRNGETPVASRTVDLSPGRVESIGFESVEPSTVVELLSAEGTVLVRWTAPVAHSGGEPSTAEEPSAPEQIDTVEELYLTGLHLSQYRHPTRSPRSYWHEALRRDPGDIRTNLAIGDGEYRSGRYGSALAHAELALERLTRRNGNPLDTEAYYLAGLALRRLGRDVEAEEHFGKAGWDGTWAAAAGFELAASLLRRGRHRAAERVLDTLDGVVGHDSRRAVLRAIVLRAAGRPDEAGDLLRAELALEPLNPTVRVLSGHSYPSDPGLLLDVAFELRTAGAADEALAVLERLVDAPATAAGNVVPVAHYVAAGLLDLLGRAEEAAERRRRARASDTSWAFPFGLDAHDALTQSLAVEPDDVTALSLLGMLLYAHGRRRDALDCWERAIAHGGDDPVLLRNAGLAAYSVAHDDELAWKRYGSAIERAPQDARLRYEHDQLSERLGHAPSVRLSRLDGVRDLVLSRDDFTVVYVELLAAEGRASEAYDILTTRTFHPWEGGEGRALRAWDDVRESLGLVPADPPATLGEARSRFTAPQAVGDDGVTDYFATSLPEMLLFSREAEE, from the coding sequence ATGACGATCGAATCGACCAGCCCCTCGCCCCGATCCGTCGAAGGCGCAGGCCGGATCGAACTCCCCAGCGCGCCGGAGGAGCTCCAGTCGGCACTGGCCGAGGGCCGGCCCGTCGCGTGGAGCGAGCCGCTCTCCATCCTCACCTACCCGGCGGCCGAGCCGAGCGTCTATCCGATGTATCTCGACCACCGGGTGTACCAGGGGTCGAGCGGCAAGGTGTACCCCCTCCCGTTCACCGAGGCCGTCTCCGACACCGCCGAGCCGCGGGAGTGGCAGGCCGTGCATCTGGAGAACCGCTTTCTGCGACTGGTGGTGCTTCCCGAGCTGGGCGGCCGCATCCACATCGGCTACGACAAGACCACCGACTACGACTTCTTCTACCGCAACAACGTCATCAAGCCGGCACTCGTCGGGCTCGCCGGGCCCTGGGTGAGCGGTGGCGTGGAGTTCAACTGGCCGCAGCACCACCGCCCCGCCACGGTGCTCCCGGTCGAGCACTCGATCGAGTACGGCCCCGACGGATCGGTGACCGTCTGGTGCGCCGATCACGACCCGTTCGCGCGTATGGCCGGCCAGCACGGGGTGCGGCTGCGGCCCGACAGCTCGGTCGTCGAGGTGGTGGTGCGTCTGCACAACCGCACCAGCGAGCGGCAGTCCTTCCTCTGGTGGGCGAACGTCGCAGCGCGTGTGCACGACGACTACCAGTCGTTCTTCCCCGAAGACGTGCGGTACGTCGCCGATCACGCGCGCCGCGCGATCACGGCCTTCCCGCGCGCCGACCGCCCGTACTACGGCGTCGACTATCCGGCGCTCGCCGACGAGCAGCCCGGCGCCGACCGCATCGACTTCTACCGCAACATCCCTGTGCCCACCTCCTACATGGTCGTCGACTCCCGCCAGGACTTCTTCGGCGGCTACGACCACGCCGAGAACGCCGGGTTCGTGCACTGGGCCGAACGCCGGCTCTCGCCCGGCAAGAAGCAGTGGACCTGGGGTGACGCCGATTTCGGTCGGGCCTGGGATGCGCAGCTCACCGATGCCGACGGGCCGTACGTCGAACTCATGGCGGGGGTCTACACCGACAACCAGCCCGACTTCTCGTGGCTGCTCCCCGGTGAGACGAAGGTCTTCAGTCAGTTCTGGTTCCCCATCCCGGGCATCGGTGCGGCTCACCAGGCGACACCGGATGCTGCGGTGCACGTTCGCCGAGGTGCGAGGTGCGAGGCGCGCGTCGCGACGACGGCACCTCGGCGGGCGGCCGTGCTGCGGGTGCGGAACGGGGAGACACCCGTCGCGTCGCGCACCGTCGACCTGTCTCCCGGTCGGGTGGAGTCGATCGGCTTCGAGTCGGTCGAACCGTCCACCGTGGTCGAGCTCCTCTCCGCGGAGGGCACGGTGCTCGTGCGCTGGACCGCGCCGGTCGCGCACTCGGGCGGTGAGCCCTCGACCGCGGAGGAGCCGAGCGCGCCCGAGCAGATCGACACGGTGGAGGAGCTGTACCTCACCGGCCTCCACCTCAGCCAGTACCGACACCCCACCCGATCGCCTCGCAGCTACTGGCACGAAGCGCTCCGCCGCGACCCGGGCGACATCCGCACCAATCTCGCCATCGGCGACGGGGAGTACCGCTCCGGACGCTACGGTTCGGCGCTCGCCCACGCCGAACTCGCCCTCGAACGCCTCACCCGCCGCAACGGCAACCCGCTCGACACCGAGGCGTACTACCTCGCCGGCCTGGCGCTCCGTCGCCTGGGCCGCGATGTCGAGGCCGAGGAGCACTTCGGGAAGGCCGGGTGGGACGGCACCTGGGCTGCTGCTGCCGGGTTCGAGCTGGCCGCCTCGCTCCTGCGACGAGGACGCCACCGGGCCGCTGAACGCGTGCTCGACACGCTCGACGGCGTGGTCGGTCACGACAGTCGGCGGGCGGTGCTCCGAGCGATCGTGCTGAGAGCGGCGGGGCGGCCCGACGAGGCGGGTGACCTCCTGCGAGCGGAGCTCGCACTCGAGCCGCTCAACCCGACGGTGCGCGTGCTGTCGGGTCACTCGTACCCCTCCGACCCCGGTCTGCTCCTCGACGTCGCGTTCGAACTGCGAACGGCCGGGGCGGCGGACGAGGCGCTCGCAGTGCTCGAGCGACTCGTCGACGCGCCCGCCACCGCCGCCGGCAACGTCGTTCCCGTGGCCCACTACGTCGCTGCCGGCCTGCTCGACCTGCTGGGCAGGGCGGAGGAGGCTGCCGAGCGCCGCCGCCGAGCTCGCGCGAGCGACACGTCGTGGGCGTTCCCCTTCGGTCTCGACGCCCACGACGCCCTGACGCAGTCACTCGCGGTCGAGCCCGACGACGTCACCGCCCTCTCGCTGCTCGGCATGCTGCTCTACGCCCACGGGCGGCGCCGCGATGCCCTCGACTGCTGGGAACGAGCCATCGCACACGGCGGAGACGACCCCGTGCTGCTGAGGAACGCGGGTCTCGCCGCGTACTCGGTCGCGCACGACGACGAGCTCGCCTGGAAGCGATACGGCAGTGCGATCGAGCGTGCGCCCCAGGATGCGCGGCTGCGATACGAACACGACCAGCTCTCCGAGCGCCTCGGCCACGCCCCATCCGTTCGTCTCTCCCGACTCGACGGGGTGCGCGACCTCGTGCTCTCCCGAGACGACTTCACCGTCGTGTACGTGGAGTTGCTGGCGGCCGAGGGCAGGGCCTCCGAGGCCTACGACATCCTCACCACCCGCACCTTCCATCCCTGGGAGGGCGGCGAGGGGCGGGCGCTCCGCGCGTGGGACGACGTACGCGAATCGCTGGGTCTCGTGCCCGCAGACCCGCCGGCCACCCTGGGCGAGGCGCGATCGCGGTTCACCGCCCCGCAGGCCGTGGGCGACGACGGGGTGACCGACTACTTCGCCACCAGCCTCCCCGAGATGCTGCTGTTCTCCCGCGAGGCCGAGGAGTGA
- a CDS encoding S1C family serine protease — translation MNDQPAPSADRPAFVIAHTTDGPVIVPQADAAPGRAPRRDRRAAARARRRRVGLVAGVAAAVLVVGAGAGGTAYAVGQATSTAIAGSTQATVVDDGGASVDGSATTTLPGSGFAPGGTGTYGSGYGYGTYSGGPGTYGNGSGSGTATGTGTTTDAVAASTAQTAGVVTIVSDLSYQGAASAGTGIILSSGGLILTNNHVVEGSTAIEVTDELTGASYSATVVGTDATHDIAVLQLEGASGLTTAQLGDSDTVAVGDAVTAIGNAEGTGDLVAASGTVTALDQTITTQSEASIEGETLSGLIQVDADIVSGDSGGPLVNASGEVVGIDTAASSGSAEITGFAIPLSDALDIVSQIEAGVDTEYIEIGYPGFLGISVAQDAATSTSTSSRTRGTTGTPGSGAAGGASASGAGTSTATTTGATVAGVIDGTPAVTAGLAAGDVITAVNGQAVASSAALTALLGAMEPGEQVTLAWTTTSGTTATATVTLVQGPAA, via the coding sequence ATGAACGACCAGCCCGCCCCCTCCGCCGACCGCCCGGCCTTCGTGATCGCCCACACCACCGACGGCCCCGTCATCGTCCCCCAAGCTGACGCCGCACCCGGGCGCGCACCGCGGCGCGATCGCCGGGCGGCGGCGAGAGCCCGCCGCCGCCGTGTCGGACTCGTCGCCGGCGTCGCGGCAGCCGTGCTCGTCGTGGGCGCGGGCGCCGGGGGCACCGCCTATGCGGTCGGTCAGGCGACCTCGACCGCCATCGCGGGATCGACGCAGGCGACCGTCGTCGACGATGGGGGCGCATCCGTCGACGGATCGGCCACCACCACGCTGCCCGGCAGCGGCTTCGCCCCGGGCGGCACCGGCACCTACGGTTCCGGCTACGGCTACGGCACCTACAGCGGCGGCCCGGGCACCTACGGCAACGGCTCCGGTTCAGGCACCGCCACAGGCACCGGCACCACCACGGATGCGGTCGCCGCCAGCACCGCCCAGACCGCGGGCGTCGTCACCATCGTCTCCGACCTCAGCTACCAGGGCGCCGCCTCGGCGGGCACGGGCATCATCCTGAGCTCCGGCGGACTCATCCTCACCAACAACCACGTCGTCGAGGGCTCCACCGCCATCGAGGTCACCGACGAACTGACGGGCGCGAGCTACAGCGCGACGGTCGTCGGTACCGACGCCACGCACGACATCGCGGTGCTGCAGCTCGAAGGCGCGTCCGGCCTCACGACAGCCCAGCTCGGCGACAGCGACACGGTCGCCGTGGGCGACGCGGTCACCGCGATCGGCAACGCGGAGGGCACGGGCGACCTGGTCGCCGCCTCCGGCACCGTCACCGCCCTCGACCAGACCATCACCACCCAGAGCGAGGCGAGCATCGAGGGGGAGACCCTGAGCGGGCTCATCCAGGTCGACGCCGACATCGTGTCGGGCGACTCGGGCGGGCCGCTCGTGAACGCCAGCGGCGAGGTCGTGGGCATCGACACCGCCGCCTCGTCGGGCAGCGCCGAGATCACCGGTTTCGCCATCCCCCTCTCCGACGCGCTCGACATCGTCAGCCAGATCGAGGCCGGCGTCGACACCGAGTACATCGAGATCGGCTACCCGGGCTTCCTCGGCATCTCGGTGGCTCAGGATGCTGCAACGAGCACCTCCACCTCGTCACGCACGCGAGGCACCACCGGCACCCCCGGCTCCGGCGCCGCCGGAGGTGCGAGCGCCAGCGGCGCCGGCACCAGCACCGCGACCACCACCGGCGCGACCGTCGCCGGCGTCATCGACGGCACCCCCGCCGTCACGGCCGGCCTCGCCGCGGGCGACGTCATCACCGCCGTCAACGGCCAGGCGGTCGCCTCCAGCGCCGCCCTCACCGCGCTGCTCGGCGCCATGGAGCCGGGCGAGCAGGTCACCCTCGCCTGGACCACGACCTCCGGAACCACCGCCACCGCCACGGTCACCCTCGTTCAGGGTCCCGCCGCCTGA
- a CDS encoding cell wall-binding repeat-containing protein, protein MTRNLRSLAAAATLAFLAFGALPAQAAAAPPPPAVEVAASAAATPSPEPPGTPTPTPAPEETTAPTSIPSTTPTPVSSATPTPTPAPAPEAPTPTPTPTPAESAPASPAPSSPTATLTGVLRVIPREAPPLSSDGASTADAPDAPDASAAAAEDPAHTYQLLPDTGTPVDLNGAPADALTGDTVTLEVAVPAPVFDALSAPTRDELEQAAADPESPAATAELTATAAAQGAALEVRSWQLDERQLQAEAAKSLPASHRLDVAIVTFPGENSKALFPDATVSSILGGLKEFWVSQSEGRITDIAATGGYQRLQRSDCDPYGAWTSAASAFGRSEQSYLTTSATPRHLVVITSPQCGAGSGLGTLGSGADFGGQIWAAVDPGYARNQVVAHEFGHNISLDHSNVVDCGDSPTAVDDPARCYDAVYDDYYDVMAGGFTYFGGADTVSTDSLAALNVTHRVRLGVLASGSGLQRVSLGSGSTRTVTATLAAASSSGGTRGIEVTDPKTGSRYYLEYRSGTGRDAASFYNRVGDLDPSFGSGVRMLALRDDGTSVALFAPAANADERKRYLTLGKSISTDSEGVTVQVTALSSSQATVKITLGDLDLSGVTTRDRIAGASRYDTAVALSKEGFPGGAPVVYVATGTNYPDALAAGPAAAEQGGPLLLTSPASLPSAVRAEIVRLNPGSIVVVGGVNNVSAAVERQLASIAPVTRLAGADRYATGRAIVDYAFDDAPAVFVATGSNFPDALSAGAAGAAASMPVLLVDGAASALPSATKSLLKNLGTTSATIVGGPSSVGYDVEYALYDAVPGTISRLSGENRYETSEALNSAYFGPPTDRVFLASGVGFADALAGDPVAARFGSPLYVVPPGCVSRDLQVALDVLDTSHVTLVGGESSLSPAVQQLKRC, encoded by the coding sequence ATGACCAGGAACCTCCGCTCCCTCGCCGCCGCCGCGACGCTCGCCTTTCTCGCCTTCGGCGCCCTGCCCGCGCAGGCCGCCGCCGCTCCCCCGCCGCCGGCTGTCGAAGTCGCGGCGAGCGCCGCCGCAACGCCATCGCCCGAGCCGCCCGGAACCCCGACGCCGACGCCCGCACCTGAAGAGACCACGGCTCCCACGTCGATCCCTTCGACCACGCCCACCCCCGTGTCGTCCGCCACGCCCACCCCGACGCCCGCACCCGCACCCGAGGCACCCACACCCACACCCACACCCACGCCCGCCGAGTCCGCGCCGGCATCCCCGGCGCCCTCCTCCCCCACCGCGACGCTCACGGGCGTGCTGCGCGTGATCCCCCGCGAGGCGCCCCCGCTCTCGAGTGATGGCGCGTCAACCGCCGACGCACCCGACGCACCTGACGCATCCGCCGCCGCCGCCGAAGACCCCGCCCACACCTACCAGCTCCTCCCCGACACCGGCACCCCGGTCGACCTGAACGGCGCGCCCGCCGACGCCCTCACCGGCGATACCGTCACCCTCGAGGTCGCCGTGCCCGCCCCCGTCTTCGACGCCCTCTCGGCCCCTACCCGCGACGAGCTCGAGCAGGCAGCGGCCGACCCCGAGTCCCCCGCAGCCACCGCCGAACTCACCGCCACCGCCGCGGCGCAGGGCGCTGCACTGGAGGTGCGAAGCTGGCAGCTCGACGAGCGCCAGCTGCAGGCCGAGGCGGCGAAGAGCCTCCCCGCCTCCCACCGGCTCGACGTCGCGATCGTCACCTTCCCGGGCGAGAATTCGAAGGCGCTCTTCCCCGACGCGACCGTGTCGTCGATCCTCGGCGGCCTCAAGGAGTTCTGGGTGAGCCAGTCGGAGGGTCGCATCACCGATATCGCGGCCACCGGCGGCTACCAGCGCCTCCAGCGCAGCGACTGCGACCCCTACGGCGCCTGGACGAGCGCCGCCTCCGCCTTCGGCCGCAGCGAGCAGAGCTACCTCACCACCTCGGCGACACCGCGACACCTCGTGGTGATCACGAGCCCGCAGTGCGGCGCAGGTTCAGGCCTCGGCACGCTCGGCTCGGGCGCCGACTTCGGCGGACAGATCTGGGCCGCCGTCGACCCCGGCTACGCCCGCAACCAGGTGGTCGCCCATGAGTTCGGCCACAACATCTCGCTCGATCACTCGAACGTCGTCGACTGCGGCGACTCCCCCACCGCCGTCGACGACCCGGCCCGCTGCTACGACGCCGTCTACGACGACTACTACGACGTGATGGCCGGCGGCTTCACCTACTTCGGCGGCGCCGACACGGTCTCCACCGACTCCCTCGCCGCCCTCAACGTGACCCATCGCGTGCGCCTCGGCGTGCTCGCAAGCGGCAGCGGGCTGCAGCGCGTCTCGCTCGGCTCCGGTTCCACCCGCACGGTCACCGCCACGCTCGCAGCCGCCTCCTCCTCGGGCGGCACCCGCGGCATCGAGGTGACCGACCCGAAGACCGGCTCCCGCTACTACCTGGAGTACCGCTCGGGCACAGGCCGCGACGCCGCGAGCTTCTACAACCGTGTCGGCGACCTCGACCCGAGCTTCGGAAGCGGCGTCAGGATGCTCGCCCTCCGCGACGACGGAACCTCGGTCGCCCTCTTCGCCCCCGCCGCGAACGCCGACGAGCGCAAGCGCTACCTGACGCTGGGAAAGAGCATCTCCACCGACAGCGAGGGCGTCACCGTGCAGGTGACGGCCCTGAGCTCCAGCCAGGCCACCGTGAAGATCACCCTCGGCGACCTCGACCTGAGCGGCGTCACCACCCGCGACCGCATCGCGGGCGCCAGCCGCTACGACACCGCCGTCGCCCTCTCGAAGGAGGGCTTCCCCGGCGGCGCACCGGTGGTCTACGTCGCGACCGGCACCAATTACCCGGATGCGCTCGCCGCCGGCCCCGCCGCAGCCGAGCAGGGCGGCCCGCTGCTGCTCACCTCCCCCGCCAGCCTCCCCTCGGCGGTGCGCGCCGAGATCGTGCGGCTCAACCCGGGCTCGATCGTGGTAGTGGGCGGGGTGAACAACGTCTCGGCGGCGGTGGAGCGGCAGCTCGCCTCGATCGCACCGGTCACCCGTCTGGCCGGCGCCGACCGTTACGCCACCGGGCGCGCGATCGTCGACTATGCCTTCGACGACGCGCCTGCCGTGTTCGTGGCCACGGGCTCCAATTTCCCCGACGCCCTCTCGGCCGGCGCCGCCGGTGCCGCCGCGTCGATGCCGGTGCTCCTCGTCGACGGCGCGGCATCCGCTCTGCCGTCGGCCACGAAGTCGCTGCTGAAGAACCTCGGCACGACCTCGGCGACGATCGTGGGCGGCCCGTCGTCGGTGGGCTACGACGTCGAGTACGCGCTCTACGACGCCGTGCCCGGCACCATCTCGCGGCTCTCGGGCGAGAACCGGTACGAGACCAGCGAAGCGCTCAACTCGGCCTACTTCGGCCCGCCGACCGACCGAGTGTTCCTCGCCAGCGGTGTCGGGTTCGCCGACGCCCTGGCCGGAGATCCGGTCGCCGCGCGGTTCGGCTCGCCCCTGTACGTCGTGCCACCCGGATGCGTCTCCCGCGACCTGCAGGTCGCCCTCGACGTGCTCGACACGAGCCACGTCACCCTCGTGGGCGGCGAGTCGTCGCTCTCGCCCGCGGTGCAGCAGCTGAAGCGCTGCTGA
- a CDS encoding MFS transporter has product MTVPTSLESAAAAAGGRRPKRSHVLAWGLWDWGSASFNAVITTFVFTVYLTSDSFGGETTTSAQLGIAMTIAGVLVAVLAPVTGQRSDRGGRRKLWLAVNTYIVVALSALMFFVAPEQGYLWFGLFLLAAGTVFFEFASVNYNAMIAQVSTPKTIGKVSGFGWGMGYVGGIVLLLFVYFGFINPIGGTALFGVPDSEGLPIRVTVLVSAIWFGLFALPVLLAVPEYHAPKAVALEPGQKRPGFFASYGILFRDVRALFRESRETVYFLLASAVFRDGLTGVFTFGGVLAAGSFGFSSGEVIVFAIAANIVAGASTILVGLLDDRFGAKPVMVASLVGLLVCAAFIFALHDGGQTVFWTFGLALCAFVGPAQSASRSFLARRIPEGRDGEIFGLYATTGKAATFLSPALFTLFIGIGAAVVGPGVNVQYWGILGIALVLLVGLLLLIPVRSRGR; this is encoded by the coding sequence ATGACCGTCCCCACCAGTCTCGAATCGGCAGCAGCTGCGGCGGGCGGTCGGCGGCCCAAGCGGTCGCACGTTCTGGCGTGGGGTCTGTGGGACTGGGGGTCCGCATCCTTCAACGCCGTCATCACGACGTTCGTGTTCACGGTGTACCTCACGAGCGACTCGTTCGGCGGCGAGACCACCACCTCGGCGCAGCTCGGCATCGCGATGACCATCGCCGGGGTTCTCGTGGCGGTGCTCGCGCCGGTGACGGGGCAGCGTTCCGACCGCGGCGGGCGGCGCAAACTGTGGCTGGCGGTCAACACGTACATCGTCGTCGCGCTCAGCGCACTCATGTTCTTCGTCGCGCCCGAGCAGGGGTACCTGTGGTTCGGCCTCTTCCTGCTGGCGGCCGGCACCGTGTTCTTCGAGTTCGCGAGCGTGAACTACAACGCCATGATCGCGCAGGTCTCGACGCCGAAGACCATCGGCAAGGTGTCGGGCTTCGGCTGGGGCATGGGGTACGTGGGCGGCATCGTGTTGCTGCTGTTCGTCTACTTCGGGTTCATCAACCCGATCGGGGGCACGGCGCTGTTCGGAGTTCCCGACAGCGAGGGGCTGCCGATCAGGGTGACGGTGCTGGTGTCGGCGATCTGGTTCGGGCTGTTCGCGCTGCCCGTGCTGCTGGCGGTGCCGGAGTACCACGCCCCGAAGGCCGTCGCACTCGAGCCGGGGCAGAAACGGCCCGGGTTCTTCGCGAGCTACGGCATCCTGTTCCGAGACGTGCGGGCGCTGTTCCGCGAGAGCCGGGAGACGGTGTACTTCCTGCTCGCGAGCGCGGTGTTCCGCGACGGGCTCACCGGGGTGTTCACCTTCGGAGGCGTGCTCGCTGCCGGGTCGTTCGGCTTCAGTTCGGGCGAAGTCATCGTGTTCGCGATCGCCGCGAACATCGTCGCCGGGGCGTCGACCATCCTGGTCGGCCTTCTCGACGACCGTTTCGGCGCGAAGCCGGTGATGGTGGCGTCGCTCGTGGGCCTGCTCGTGTGCGCGGCGTTCATCTTCGCGCTGCACGACGGCGGCCAGACCGTCTTCTGGACCTTCGGGCTCGCCCTCTGCGCCTTCGTCGGCCCGGCCCAGTCGGCGAGCCGCTCCTTCCTGGCCCGGCGCATCCCCGAGGGCCGCGACGGCGAGATCTTCGGCCTCTACGCCACCACGGGCAAGGCCGCGACCTTCCTGTCCCCCGCCCTGTTCACGCTCTTCATCGGCATCGGTGCCGCCGTCGTGGGCCCGGGGGTGAACGTGCAGTACTGGGGCATCCTCGGCATCGCGCTGGTACTCCTCGTCGGGTTGCTGCTCCTCATCCCGGTGCGGTCGCGCGGGCGGTGA
- a CDS encoding copper resistance CopC family protein — protein MRAAFPGAARGRMLLAVALTAGAAVAASVLGLGAGAGVVGGVAPASAHDFVVSTSPAADTTVTDPLTEVALTFNEPPLTDLQAGIAVEVRDPSGATASGELSIVNATLSVPFTPTATGGYTVVWQTVSSDGHPVSGEYGFDYQGPVAASGGESGGAPSAAPDTAAPTEASTPPATAEPAPTGTPSGSPVAGAGAESADGGAGVQLPLVLAAAVGSLVVVGAVVLVIVLTMRRRRA, from the coding sequence ATGAGGGCGGCCTTCCCCGGTGCTGCCCGCGGCAGGATGCTGCTCGCCGTGGCCTTGACGGCGGGTGCCGCGGTCGCGGCCTCGGTGCTCGGCCTCGGCGCGGGGGCGGGGGTCGTGGGGGGTGTCGCGCCGGCATCGGCCCACGACTTCGTCGTGTCGACCTCGCCCGCCGCCGACACCACCGTCACCGATCCCCTCACCGAAGTCGCGCTCACCTTCAACGAGCCGCCGCTCACCGATCTCCAGGCGGGGATCGCGGTGGAGGTGCGCGACCCGTCGGGGGCCACCGCATCCGGTGAGCTGTCGATCGTGAACGCCACCCTGAGCGTGCCGTTCACGCCGACCGCGACGGGGGGCTACACGGTGGTGTGGCAGACCGTGTCGTCAGACGGGCATCCGGTGTCGGGGGAGTACGGCTTCGACTACCAGGGGCCCGTGGCGGCGTCGGGCGGGGAGTCGGGCGGCGCGCCGTCGGCGGCACCCGACACCGCGGCGCCCACCGAGGCGTCGACGCCACCCGCGACGGCCGAGCCCGCCCCGACGGGCACGCCGAGCGGCTCGCCGGTCGCGGGCGCGGGGGCCGAATCCGCCGACGGCGGAGCCGGGGTGCAGCTGCCCCTCGTGCTCGCCGCCGCGGTGGGCTCGCTCGTCGTCGTCGGGGCCGTCGTGCTCGTGATCGTGCTGACGATGCGGCGGCGCCGGGCCTGA
- a CDS encoding CrcB family protein, translating to MDERADDFRAPLPIDSDAADAGSALPAKAEPHAPRPAYLHPGCLALVLIGGALGTALRETVALVVQPIGSFPLAIFGINIVGAFVLGVVLAALALRGPDEGLRRHLRLFVGTGVLGGFTTYSALSADSASLLSQGGLGVALVYGLATVVVGGLASWGGILLGSVLGRAPDARRGESSR from the coding sequence ATGGACGAGCGTGCCGACGACTTCCGCGCGCCGCTGCCGATCGACAGCGACGCGGCGGATGCCGGCTCCGCGCTGCCTGCGAAGGCGGAGCCGCACGCACCGCGACCGGCGTACCTCCACCCCGGTTGCCTCGCCCTCGTGCTGATCGGTGGCGCCCTCGGTACCGCGCTGCGGGAGACGGTCGCCCTCGTGGTGCAGCCGATCGGCTCGTTCCCCCTCGCCATCTTCGGCATCAACATCGTGGGGGCGTTCGTGCTCGGGGTCGTTCTCGCGGCCCTCGCCCTCCGCGGGCCCGACGAGGGACTGCGCCGGCACCTCCGCCTGTTCGTGGGAACCGGGGTGCTCGGCGGATTCACGACGTACTCGGCGCTCTCGGCCGACAGTGCGTCGCTGCTCAGCCAAGGCGGTCTCGGCGTCGCCCTGGTCTACGGGCTCGCGACCGTCGTGGTGGGCGGCCTCGCCAGCTGGGGCGGCATCCTGCTCGGTTCGGTGCTGGGCCGCGCCCCAGACGCGCGACGAGGGGAGTCGTCGAGATGA
- a CDS encoding YcnI family protein, translating into MTKSSLARASGVAAALLAGGALALAAPLAASAHVRVNPAQAEAGSYTTLTFKVPNESATASTTSVTVDLPTDTPFTSVSYQPVPGWTTEIVTGTLPEPVTAGSATITEAPVSVTWTAVDGVGIADGQFQEFPLSVGPVPDVGSIALPAHQAYSDGSVVDWDEATPDSGEEPESPAPVLYVNDAPPTGEHGHGATAMSATAGESAGGADAAADDTASVASVSLGLGIGAIVLAAAALVVVAVGAARGSRGSRGSRGTRGDDAGAVQR; encoded by the coding sequence ATGACCAAGTCCTCCCTCGCGCGCGCCTCCGGCGTCGCCGCAGCCCTCCTCGCCGGGGGCGCCCTCGCCCTCGCCGCACCCCTCGCCGCTTCCGCCCACGTGCGGGTGAACCCCGCCCAGGCGGAGGCCGGCTCCTACACCACCCTCACCTTCAAGGTGCCGAACGAGTCGGCCACCGCGTCGACCACCTCGGTCACCGTCGACCTGCCGACCGACACCCCGTTCACCAGCGTGAGCTACCAGCCGGTGCCCGGCTGGACCACCGAGATCGTCACCGGCACCCTCCCCGAGCCGGTCACGGCGGGATCGGCGACCATCACCGAGGCCCCCGTCTCGGTGACCTGGACCGCCGTCGACGGTGTCGGCATCGCCGACGGCCAGTTCCAAGAGTTCCCGCTCTCGGTCGGGCCCGTGCCCGACGTGGGGAGCATCGCGCTCCCGGCGCACCAGGCCTACTCCGACGGCAGTGTCGTCGACTGGGACGAGGCGACGCCCGACTCGGGGGAGGAGCCCGAGAGCCCCGCACCCGTGCTGTACGTGAACGACGCCCCGCCGACAGGCGAGCACGGGCACGGCGCGACGGCGATGAGCGCGACTGCGGGTGAGTCCGCGGGCGGTGCGGATGCTGCTGCCGACGACACGGCATCTGTTGCGTCGGTCTCGCTCGGGCTCGGCATCGGGGCCATCGTGCTCGCCGCGGCGGCACTCGTGGTGGTCGCCGTCGGCGCGGCGCGGGGCTCGCGGGGTTCGCGCGGCAGTCGCGGAACTCGCGGCGACGACGCGGGCGCGGTGCAGCGATGA